One Vanessa atalanta chromosome 6, ilVanAtal1.2, whole genome shotgun sequence genomic window carries:
- the LOC125064773 gene encoding 39S ribosomal protein L50, mitochondrial gives MFRNVLSTTFKNFQIIAIRHKQTKLPKIDKKLQAAAESLAARGFLRPNKPWDPPAEIDKTILKICADNGLNTESEFDSLDVKYTVLKACFDETGHGIPNSLLHTIETVDDLREFYETPVDTSTPFDSLKKIELPKNLHVQENYVRFHPDNDTLFNGKSVFPKSSTIVSGLKTRKKFEGYSAKSSWP, from the exons atgtttagaaATGTATTGTCTACgacttttaaaaattttcag ataatAGCTATTAGACATAAACAAACTAAATTACCCAAAATAGACAAGAAATTACAAGCGGCTGCAGAATCTCTTGCTGCAAGGGG attTCTTCGACCAAATAAACCATGGGACCCACCGGCAGAAATAGACAAAACTATACTTAAAATATGCGCTGATAATGGGCTGAATACTGAATCAGAGTTTGATTCGCTCGATGTTAAATACACTGTTTTGAAGGCTTGTTTTGATGAAACAGGCCATGGCATTCCTAATTCCTTGTTACATACTATTGAGACTGTCG ATGATTTAAGAGAGTTTTATGAGACACCAGTAGATACATCAACTCCATTTGATAGCTTGAAGAAAATTGAGTTACCAAAGAATTTGCATGTACAAGAAAATTATGTCAGGTTCCATccag ATAATGATACTCTGTTCAATGGAAAGTCAGTATTTCCAAAGAGTTCTACAATTGTATCTGGCTTAAAGACAAGAAAGAAGTTTGAAGGCTACTCTGCTAAGAGCTCCTGGCCttaa